From a region of the Anoplopoma fimbria isolate UVic2021 breed Golden Eagle Sablefish chromosome 16, Afim_UVic_2022, whole genome shotgun sequence genome:
- the col5a2a gene encoding collagen, type V, alpha 2a: protein MMGSVHLRTFFFLVVSVAQVLIVTCQDGNSGDDVSCTADGQTYTNRDIWKPEPCRICVCDNGQVLCDEIQCDELTNCEKMVVPEGECCPVCQSDSSSTGGQDTFGGGGRVYKGPKGEPGDVPRFTGIRGRPGPMGPPGSPGERGSRGHKGRPGLRGPGGYDGEPGIPGQPGEPGPPGHPTHPGGMESQMAGVMDGKTGPQGMLTGSRGEAGTRGPPGPSGTPGHAGPQGSPGDVGDNGHMGTSGQRGPDGPPGKPGEDGEAGKAGNSGEMGFPGSAGSRGFPGTPGPPGLKGHRGHGGIIGQKGETGAVGSKGATGPSGPLGAPGPMGPAGMPGERGRSGPGGIAGKRGTPGNLGKPGPMGPLGLNGPPGYPGTPGMKGQPGPTGVRGPEGPQGQRGESGHLGRTGPAGLRGPLGTDGGPGSKGPVGNLGPQGPGGHAGPLGPPGPQGSTGQPGIKGQLGDLGVAGFKGEAGPKGEPGPPGSQGVLGPQGEEGKRGTRGDSGSLGPLGPVGERGAPGNRGFPGADGLPGPKGAQGDRGTSGPPGPKASVGDPGRTGEPGLPGARGLTGTPGVQGAEGKPGPLGAPGEDGRPGPAGSIGNRGPAGIMGGPGPKGFSGDPGKTGEQGSAGVSGQRGPPGKDGEVGPAGPPGPSGVAGDRGEQGPPGVNGFQGLPGNQGPPGESGKPGDQGIPGELGAVGQIGPRGERGIPGERGELGTTGLQGPKGIPGAPGPDGPKGSPGPSGALGDVGPPGLQGMPGERGISGPPGPKGDRGALGEKGSEGTAGNDGARGVPGTVGPLGPAGPSGEKGEPGPKGPHGPPGSRGTPGSRGDPGPIGAVGFTGSPGPDGQPGVKGEPGEPGQKGDAGSPGPQGLSGAHGPPGPAGVAGLKGGRGTQGAPGPTGFPGSAGRVGPPGPTGPIGEPGPLGPPGKEGPLGLRGDHGSPGRQGERGPAGPSGSPGDKGDSGEDGPTGPDGPPGPDGTTGQRGIVGLPGQRGERGMPGLPGPGGPPGKQGSTGTSGDKGPPGPVGSPGANGPRGDPGPDGPAGSDGPPGKDGVLGQRGDRGDSGPEGLIGPQGLPGTPGPVGASGDAGRRGDAGSRGPVGPPGSAGKRGLVGPQGPRGDKGDLGDHGERGQKGHRGFTGLQGLPGPPGTTGEQGAPGIVGPSGARGPPGPIGPPGKEGYVGQPGPMGPPGTRGISGEIGPEGPPGEAGPAGPPGPPGPPIAAMDDLFGAQDYDSGPPLPEFSEDEAMPVSNSSTIVPVDPGVQATLKALSSQINSMKSPDGSRKHPARTCDDLKRCYPMKKSGEYWVDPNQGSVEDAIQVHCNMDTGETCISANPSSIPRKVWWSSSRNKPVWFGADINRGTHFAYGNKDQPSNSVTVQMTFIRLLSKEASQTITYNCKNSVGYKDEKMGNFKKAVILKGSNDLELKAEGNNRFRYTVVEDSCSQANGNWGKTVFEYRTQKTARLPIVDMAPVDIGGPNQEFGIDIGPVCFL from the exons GAGATGATGTGAGCTGCACGGCGGACGGCCAGACGTACACCAACAGGGACATCTGGAAGCCAGAGCCATGccggatctgtgtgtgtgacaacgGTCAGGTCCTCTGTGACGAGATCCAGTGCGATGAGCTGACCAACTGTGAGAAGATGGTCGTCCCCGAGGGAGAGTGCTGCCCGGTTTGTCAGTCGGATTCATCCAGCACCGGCGGGCAGGACACTTTTGGTG GTGGAGGCAGGGTCTATAAG GGTCCGAAGGGAGAACCCGGGGACGTCCCACGT TTCACTGGGATTAGAGGCCGCCCTGGACCCATG GGACCTCCCGGCTCTCCAGGAGAAAGAGGATCTCGTGGACACAAAGGAAGGCCT GGACTGCGAGGCCCTGGAGGTTATGATGGAGAGCCTGGTATTCCAGGTCAGCCCGGTGAACCTGGACCTCCCGGACATCCAACACACCCAGGA GGCATGGAATCCCAGATGGCTGGAGTGATGGATGGGAAAACAGGACCTCAAGGAATGTTGACTGGCTCAAGG GGAGAGGCTGGAACAAGAGGACCTCCTGGGCCAAGTGGCACACCT GGTCATGCTGGACCCCAAGGTTCTCCTGGAGATGTCGGTGATAATGGGCACATG GGTACTAGTGGGCAAAGGGGACCTGACGGCCCTCCAGGGAAACCAGGTGAAGAT GGAGAAGCAGGCAAAGCAGGAAACAGCGGAGAAATGGGATTCCCTGGATCAGCG GGATCCAGAGGATTTCCAGGAACACCTGGGCCTCCTGGACTGAAAGGTCACAGG GGCCATGGTGGAATAATTGGCCAAAAAGGTGAAACTGGAGCCGTTGGATCCAAG gGTGCTACAGGGCCTTCTGGTCCATTGGGAGCTCCTGGACCCATG GGTCCTGCTGGGATGCCGGGAGAGAGAGGACGCTCTGGACCTGGCGGTATAGCA GGTAAACGTGGTACGCCTGGTAACCTGGGAAAGCCCGGTCCAATG GGTCCATTGGGTCTCAATGGTCCACCAGGATATCCAGGAACACCAGGAATGAAG GGACAACCTGGCCCGACTGGAGTCCGAGGTCCAGAGGGCccacagggacagagaggagagtccGGTCATCTGGGCCGAACTGGACCTGCTGGCCTCAGG GGACCTCTGGGTACAGATGGTGGCCCCGGTAGCAAAGGACCAGTG GGTAATCTTGGTCCTCAAGGTCCAGGCGGCCATGCAGGACCCCTTGGCCCACCAGGACCTCAGGGAAGCACTGGTCAGCCTGGTATCAAAGGACAACTG GGAGACCTCGGTGTAGCAGGATTTAAAGGAGAGGCTGGACCTAAAGGAGAACCT GGTCCCCCAGGCTCCCAGGGAGTGCTCGGACCTCAGGGTGAAGAAGGAAAGCGAGGAACACGTGGAGACTCCGGCTCCCTCGGCCCTCTCGGTCCCGTTGGAGAGAGA ggAGCCCCTGGTAACAGAGGATTCCCAGGTGCTGATGGATTACCAGGACCTAAG GGTGCTCAAGGAGATCGTGGAACATCAGGCCCACCAGGGCCAAAAGCTTCTGTAGGGGACCCCGGGCGTACAGGAGAACCTGGTCTGCCAGGTGCAAGG GGTCTTACTGGTACCCCTGGAGTCCAGGGAGCAGAGGGCAAGCCAGGACCATTG GGAGCTCCAGGTGAAGATGGTCGTCCAGGCCCCGCAGGTTCCATTGGAAACAGGGGCCCCGCAGGAATCATGGGAGGGCCAGGCCCCAAGGGCTTCAGT GGTGACCCAGGAAAGACAGGTGAACAAGGATCTGCAGGAGTGTCAGGTCAAAGA GGTCCTCCTGGAAAAGATGGAGAAGTTGGCCCCGCTGGCCCCCCTGGCCCATCT GGCGTtgcaggagacagaggagagcaggGACCTCCAGGTGTAAATGGATTCCAG GGTTTGCCTGGAAATCAAGGCCCTCCTGGAGAATCTGGAAAACCAGGTGACCAA GGTATTCCTGGAGAACTTGGTGCTGTCGGTCAGATTGGACCAAGG GGAGAGCGTGGTATTCctggggagagaggagagctggGAACAACTGGTCTGCAGGGACCTAAGGGCATCCCTGGTGCACCTGGTCCAGATGGACCAAAG GGTAGTCCTGGTCCCTCTGGTGCACTTGGTGACGTGGGTCCTCCAGGTCTTCAGGGAATGCCAGGAGAGAGGGGCATCTCTGGCCCTCCTGGGCCTAAAGGTGACAGA GGAGCGCTTGGTGAGAAAGGATCAGAAGGTACAGCTGGAAATGATGGTGCAAGA GGAGTCCCAGGTACTGTTGGCCCGCTTGGACCTGCTGGACCCAGTGGTGAGAAG GGAGAACCTGGACCAAAAGGACCCCACGGACCCCCAGGATCCAGAGGAACGCCT GGATCAAGAGGTGACCCTGGACCAATTGGTGCTGTTGGATTCACTGGATCTCCT GGTCCTGATGGCCAACCTGGAGTCAAGGGAGAGCCTGGAGAACCAGGCCAAAAAGGAGATGCTGGATCTCCAGGACCTCAAGGCTTGTCTGGTGCTCACGGACCTCCT GGGCCAGCTGGAGTTGCTGGTCTTAAAGGCGGAAGAGGAACACAGGGTGCACCG GGCCCCACTGGTTTCCCTGGATCTGCAGGACGAGTCGGCCCACCAGGCCCAACT GGTCCAATTGGAGAACCCGGACCCCTTGGACCTCCAGGTAAAGAGGGTCCTCTTGGTCTTCGTGGAGACCATGGATCCCCAGGAAGACAAGGGGAGCGAGGACCAGCAGGACCATCAGGAAGTCCAGGAGACAAAGGGGACTCTGGAGAAGACGGCCCCACG GGTCCCGATGGTCCTCCAGGCCCAGATGGAACTACAGGACAGAGAGGCATTGTGGGTCTTCCTGGTCAGAGAGGAGAGCGTGGGATGCCAGGTCTTCCAGGACCAGGG ggTCCACCAGGAAAACAGGGATCCACAGGAACATCTGGAGATAAAGGCCCCCCAGGTCCAGTTGGTTCCCCTGGTGCGAACGGACCTCGTGGTGATCCTGGTCCTGAT GGCCCTGCAGGATCTGATGGCCCGCCAGGCAAAGACGGTGTTCTAGGACAAAGA GGAGACCGAGGAGATTCTGGTCCAGAGGGTTTGATTGGTCCCCAGGGACTTCCTGGCACTCCTGGTCCTGTCGGTGCATCAGGTGAtgctggaaggagaggagatgcT GGCTCAAGAGGACCTGTTGGACCACCTGGCTCGGCTGGAAAGAGAGGATTAGTG GGACCCCAAGGACCAAGAGGGGATAAGGGTGACCTGGGAGATCATGGAGAAAGAGGGCAGAAGGGACATCGAGGCTTCACTGGTCTGCAGGGTCTACCTGGACCTCCA GGTACAACTGGTGAGCAAGGAGCTCCAGGAATTGTTGGACCAAGCGGAGCCAGG GGGCCACCTGGACCTATTGGGCCTCCTGGAAAGGAAGGATACGTTGGACAGCCAGGACCGATGGGACCTCCTGGAACCCGTGGAATCAGTGGAGAAATTGGACCAGAG GGCCCTCCAGGAGAGGCTGGACCCGCAGGCCCACCTGGTCCCCCAGGACCTCCCATTGCTGCTATGGATGACCTCTTTGGCGCTCAGGATTACGACTCTGGCCCCCCTCTTCCGGAGTTCAGCGAGGACGAGGCAATGCCCGTCAGCAACTCCTCCACCATAGTGCCCGTGGACCCCGGCGTTCAGGCCACCCTGAAGGCCCTCAGCAGCCAGATCAACAGCATGAAGAGCCCTGACGGCAGCAGGAAACACCCTGCCAGGACCTGTGATGACCTCAAGAGATGCTACCCCATGAAAAAGAGTG GGGAGTACTGGGTGGATCCAAACCAAGGCAGTGTTGAGGACGCCATCCAAGTGCACTGCAACATGGACACCGGAGAGACATGCATCTCTGCCAACCCTTCCAGCATACCTCGTAAAGTGTGGTGGAGCTCATCCAGGAACAAACCTGTGTGGTTCGGAGCCGACATCAACCGTGGAACACAT TTCGCTTATGGCAACAAAGATCAGCCATCCAACTCTGTCACAGTTCAGATGACTTTCATCCGCCTGCTTTCCAAAGAGGCATCTCAGACCATCACCTACAACTGCAAGAACTCTGTGGGCTATAAAGACGAGAAGATGGGCAACTTTAAGAAAGCTGTAATCCTAAAGGGCTCCAACGACCTGGAGCTCAAAGCAGAGGGAAACAACCGTTTCAGATACACAGTGGTGGAGGACTCCTGCTCA CAAGCAAATGGCAACTGGGGCAAGACAGTGTTTGAGTACAGGACACAGAAAACTGCAAGACTTCCTATTGTGGACATGGCCCCTGTGGATATTGGCGGCCCCAACCAAGAGTTCGGCATCGATATCGGGCCCGTGTGCTTCTTGTAA